The proteins below come from a single Chryseobacterium bernardetii genomic window:
- a CDS encoding M15 family metallopeptidase, translating into MDKPSENRIENLHPLVRKEVTQIVKECDEALTGRAKVRITQGLRTFKEQDELYAQGRTKAGKKVTNAKAGQSIHNYGLAVDICLIIDGKTASWDTAKDWDNDGVADWYECVKIFAKHGWNWGGNWKTFKDLPHFERSFIWKGERKVKATWRNLQNLPKDKDGYVIFTK; encoded by the coding sequence ATGGATAAACCAAGTGAAAACAGAATAGAAAATCTCCATCCATTGGTAAGGAAAGAAGTCACACAGATCGTAAAAGAATGTGATGAAGCCCTTACCGGGAGAGCAAAAGTAAGAATTACCCAAGGCCTGAGAACTTTCAAAGAACAAGATGAACTGTATGCACAGGGGAGAACAAAAGCCGGGAAAAAAGTCACCAATGCTAAAGCCGGACAAAGCATTCACAATTACGGATTAGCAGTAGATATCTGCCTGATTATCGACGGAAAAACAGCAAGCTGGGATACTGCGAAAGACTGGGATAATGATGGCGTAGCCGACTGGTACGAATGTGTGAAGATTTTTGCTAAGCACGGCTGGAACTGGGGCGGAAACTGGAAAACCTTTAAGGACCTGCCGCATTTTGAGCGAAGCTTCATCTGGAAAGGCGAACGAAAGGTCAAAGCAACCTGGAGAAACTTACAAAACTTACCAAAAGATAAAGACGGATATGTAATTTTTACGAAATAA
- a CDS encoding LytR/AlgR family response regulator transcription factor — MKIAIIEDELLAVNYLKDLLGKQNIIPVTEIVVLRSKKMAIDFFESNSADLIFMDIHLGDGMSLEIFEQVELFTPIIFITAFDEYAMRVFRHFTIDYVLKPFEEEDLHQALQKFVSIRNNFDPEPLLKSISTLRQGEDAEMMKRFMVREGNKLKSIDEQNTAYFFASGKYLFLTTMDNQTYIYDDTIKDIIQKLNPQVFFKVSRKFIINKEAITEIIKHSSQKVELKLSPKPEVSDEVFISKMQITECLNWLKN; from the coding sequence ATGAAAATTGCCATTATAGAAGATGAGCTGCTGGCTGTTAATTATCTGAAGGATCTTTTGGGTAAACAAAACATCATTCCTGTGACGGAAATAGTAGTTCTTCGTTCCAAAAAAATGGCGATAGATTTCTTTGAAAGTAACTCAGCCGATCTTATTTTTATGGATATTCATCTTGGTGACGGGATGAGCCTGGAAATTTTTGAGCAGGTAGAGCTTTTTACTCCCATTATCTTTATTACGGCATTTGATGAGTATGCGATGCGGGTTTTCAGGCATTTCACGATAGATTATGTTCTGAAACCTTTTGAAGAGGAAGATCTCCACCAGGCATTGCAGAAATTTGTTTCCATCCGAAATAATTTTGACCCCGAACCTTTATTGAAATCCATATCTACCTTACGCCAGGGAGAAGATGCTGAAATGATGAAACGTTTTATGGTAAGAGAAGGTAATAAGCTGAAATCCATAGATGAGCAGAATACAGCCTATTTTTTTGCTTCAGGAAAATACCTTTTCCTTACTACAATGGATAATCAGACTTATATTTATGACGATACCATTAAAGATATTATCCAGAAACTGAATCCACAGGTTTTCTTTAAAGTAAGCCGAAAGTTTATCATCAATAAAGAAGCTATTACTGAGATTATTAAACATTCAAGCCAAAAGGTAGAATTGAAACTTTCTCCCAAACCGGAAGTAAGCGATGAAGTATTTATCAGTAAAATGCAGATTACTGAATGTCTGAACTGGCTGAAGAACTAA
- a CDS encoding RagB/SusD family nutrient uptake outer membrane protein codes for MKKITTIIALAVISFTSVGCDRFLDIQPEGKVIPTTVEDYRKVLTSAYAKYPAHKSLSVLRTDEVTINENISDFNVYREIAMWKDTNNDSATAEFPWVRFYSVIFYLNQIINEGAKTMADSPEKRQILAEAYALRAYTYFDMVNLYAKPYNSATASTDRGVPLNLEMDIEAVLKPSSVQAVYDLIHADMSKAEGLMVEQKQAAGINYRFSKIALMALQARTALYQNDWNKALSYAEQALAMKGDLVDLNTSNTLPHHYMAVESIMALDDVFDSAAQNLSFASSELMSKFNTTTDKRFKLYFEKNGSQYKIIKKGSSEFKVSFRTAEMYFIKSEALLKLNKLDEAKETLSKVLKNRYTPEGYTAVQASIAPMNATDFMNFILDERSREFAVEGHRWFDLRRANQKEIKHTINGKDYILQQNDPRYTIEYPMSAKKNNPNL; via the coding sequence ATGAAAAAAATAACAACTATTATAGCATTAGCCGTTATCAGCTTTACCAGTGTAGGATGTGACAGATTTCTGGATATTCAGCCTGAAGGAAAAGTCATTCCAACCACTGTTGAAGACTACCGTAAAGTTCTTACCTCGGCATATGCAAAATATCCGGCCCATAAATCATTATCAGTACTTCGTACCGATGAGGTAACCATTAACGAAAATATCAGTGATTTTAATGTGTACCGCGAAATTGCGATGTGGAAAGACACCAATAATGATTCTGCAACAGCAGAATTTCCATGGGTGAGGTTTTATTCAGTGATTTTTTACCTGAACCAGATCATTAATGAAGGAGCCAAAACCATGGCAGATTCTCCTGAAAAGAGACAGATTCTCGCTGAAGCCTATGCATTACGGGCTTATACCTATTTTGATATGGTTAACCTTTATGCGAAGCCATACAATAGTGCTACAGCTTCTACAGACAGAGGGGTTCCTCTGAATCTTGAAATGGATATTGAAGCCGTACTGAAGCCATCGAGTGTACAGGCAGTTTATGACCTTATTCATGCTGATATGAGTAAAGCGGAAGGTCTTATGGTAGAGCAGAAGCAGGCAGCCGGTATCAATTACAGGTTCTCTAAGATTGCATTAATGGCTTTACAGGCCAGAACGGCACTTTATCAAAACGACTGGAATAAAGCTTTATCTTATGCAGAACAGGCATTAGCGATGAAAGGAGACCTGGTTGACCTGAATACAAGCAATACGCTTCCTCATCATTATATGGCTGTAGAATCTATTATGGCATTAGATGATGTGTTTGACAGTGCTGCACAGAACTTATCCTTTGCATCTTCTGAGCTGATGTCGAAATTCAACACTACTACAGATAAAAGATTCAAACTCTATTTTGAAAAAAATGGAAGCCAGTATAAAATCATTAAGAAAGGAAGTTCAGAATTTAAAGTATCTTTCAGAACTGCAGAAATGTATTTCATAAAATCTGAAGCTCTTCTGAAACTGAACAAACTTGATGAAGCTAAAGAAACCCTATCCAAAGTTCTTAAAAACAGATATACTCCGGAAGGATATACAGCTGTTCAGGCTTCAATAGCTCCAATGAACGCCACAGATTTCATGAATTTCATCCTTGATGAAAGATCCAGGGAATTTGCTGTGGAAGGGCACAGATGGTTTGATCTGAGAAGAGCCAACCAGAAAGAGATTAAACATACCATTAACGGTAAGGACTATATTCTTCAGCAGAATGATCCGAGATATACGATAGAATATCCAATGAGCGCGAAGAAGAATAATCCTAATTTATAG
- a CDS encoding SusC/RagA family TonB-linked outer membrane protein: MKKTLILLPLLAAQVALAQEKKTITGKIEDGNTSSVIAGASVKIETQSVSTKTDLDGIIESVSVGTVTDKDGKFILEIPAGTKSILVSFPGYESRIIQINEDKTNYTVRLVPEVSDKNKIQEVIITGYQKIEKRKQTSAVATVKMDNISQAGVASVDQMLSGQIAGVVVTPETGSPGGPAKIRIRGTASLSGPQDPLWVIDGLPLEGNDVPNFSDKDNIDQLQNFSIAGLNPNDIEDITILKDAAATAIYGARAANGVISITTKKGKKGTMRLNFSADTFVTARPDFEKLNLMNASEKVDLELMLAKRADLTYRADKGEVMRILTQNNQLNDFRNGGFDALTPFTRNQINALRNNTTDWGKLLYRNAINKQYGVSISGGGETSDYYFSLGYYDEEGTTIGTGFKRYNLTLKNNYKLSDKLTAGISVFGTQSEKESFMTDADAAASPVNYSRNANPYMNPFNPDGSYRYDKDIDGFADTYVPFNFLEERQNTSYTLKNHSLKAILDLEYKVSKNLKFTSQLGIQYDTNKTEKYAGQETYFTRKMKEGTRYYKDGGYKYFLPAGDIKQNWDNDFFQYNWKLQGTYNTKINSVHEIDLMAGTEIRKTKDNTTLTRAFGYNKNTRTATPIAFPSSSFAAEKKYETYREMPPVENAYASMFATASYTYDQKYTFFGSVRYDGTNLFGVNKKYKYLPIWAVSGSWLVTKENFMQNITPVSNLRLRASYGLQGNIDRNTSPFFIGEYNYANILPGMREDVINVISPPNDKLRWEKTTNVNFGLDLGLFKNRINLTADVYSRKGTDMISMKETPLESGFEYTMMNWGSLTNKGFELALSTRNIDKENFKWSTTINFAHNKSKVLSEQPRDNAMLPSREGLPVNSVFALKTAGMDAYGNPMFWKGNEKVSAEEFFKLYDVYADFLPGQFVDTKLTNEELRNLFTYVGDRDPKFTGGIINNFKVKNFDLTISATFNFKQTVMRSPSYRGMELDRGRNYTREIYEAGGSLPGITSPDMDANPNGWMANKWFAGNRSNTYGLLDVWAKEISYLRISSIRLGYTLPKEFTAPMGISSLRVSVEGRNLFVFSNGYKGYFDPETYGNIYAQPIAKSVTVGFNVSF; this comes from the coding sequence ATGAAAAAAACTCTAATCCTTTTACCTCTTTTAGCTGCCCAGGTTGCGTTGGCTCAGGAAAAAAAGACCATTACAGGAAAGATAGAAGACGGTAATACTTCCAGCGTAATTGCAGGAGCATCTGTAAAGATAGAAACCCAGTCCGTTTCTACAAAAACTGATCTGGACGGTATCATCGAAAGTGTATCAGTAGGTACAGTAACCGATAAAGACGGAAAATTTATATTGGAAATTCCGGCAGGTACGAAATCAATCCTGGTAAGCTTTCCGGGGTATGAATCCCGTATCATTCAGATCAATGAAGATAAGACCAATTATACGGTAAGGCTGGTTCCTGAAGTTTCAGATAAAAATAAAATTCAGGAAGTTATCATTACCGGATATCAGAAGATCGAAAAACGTAAACAGACCTCAGCAGTTGCGACAGTAAAAATGGACAATATCAGCCAGGCTGGTGTTGCGAGTGTAGACCAGATGTTATCCGGACAGATTGCCGGGGTAGTGGTAACTCCGGAAACGGGATCTCCGGGAGGACCTGCAAAGATCAGAATCCGTGGAACAGCGTCTTTATCAGGGCCACAGGATCCGCTATGGGTAATTGATGGTCTTCCGTTAGAAGGAAATGATGTCCCTAACTTCAGTGATAAAGACAATATCGATCAGCTTCAGAATTTCTCCATTGCAGGACTGAACCCGAATGATATTGAAGATATTACTATTCTGAAAGATGCTGCAGCAACAGCCATTTATGGGGCAAGAGCTGCCAACGGGGTAATTTCAATTACCACGAAGAAAGGGAAGAAGGGAACTATGAGATTAAATTTCTCTGCCGATACTTTCGTAACAGCCCGTCCTGATTTTGAAAAATTAAACCTGATGAATGCATCAGAGAAAGTAGATCTTGAATTAATGCTTGCCAAGCGTGCAGATCTTACTTACCGTGCAGATAAAGGGGAAGTGATGAGAATTTTAACTCAAAATAACCAACTTAATGACTTCAGGAACGGAGGTTTTGATGCTTTAACGCCATTCACGCGTAATCAGATCAATGCACTAAGAAATAATACCACAGATTGGGGGAAATTATTGTACAGAAATGCCATCAATAAACAATATGGAGTAAGTATTTCCGGAGGTGGAGAAACATCAGATTACTATTTCTCTTTGGGGTATTATGATGAAGAGGGAACAACCATTGGTACAGGATTTAAACGTTATAACCTGACCTTAAAGAATAATTATAAGTTAAGTGATAAATTAACGGCAGGAATCTCTGTTTTTGGTACTCAGAGCGAGAAAGAATCATTTATGACGGATGCTGATGCAGCGGCAAGCCCGGTTAATTATTCAAGAAATGCCAATCCGTACATGAATCCGTTCAATCCGGATGGAAGCTACAGATATGATAAAGATATTGATGGTTTTGCAGACACTTATGTTCCTTTCAATTTCCTTGAAGAAAGACAGAACACAAGCTATACACTGAAAAACCACTCTTTGAAGGCTATTTTGGATTTGGAATATAAAGTTTCAAAAAACCTGAAATTCACGTCTCAGTTAGGAATTCAGTATGATACCAACAAGACGGAAAAATATGCCGGACAGGAGACCTATTTCACCAGAAAGATGAAGGAAGGAACCCGGTATTATAAAGATGGCGGCTATAAATACTTTCTGCCTGCAGGAGATATCAAACAAAACTGGGATAATGATTTCTTCCAATACAACTGGAAGTTACAGGGAACTTATAACACCAAAATCAATTCCGTACATGAAATTGATTTAATGGCAGGAACAGAAATCCGTAAGACAAAAGATAACACAACGCTTACCAGGGCTTTCGGGTACAACAAAAATACCAGAACGGCTACTCCTATCGCTTTTCCTAGCTCCAGTTTTGCAGCAGAGAAAAAATATGAGACATACCGTGAAATGCCGCCTGTAGAAAACGCTTATGCATCTATGTTTGCTACAGCTTCCTACACTTACGATCAGAAATATACTTTCTTCGGAAGTGTACGATATGATGGTACCAACTTATTTGGGGTGAACAAAAAGTATAAATATCTTCCGATTTGGGCCGTTTCCGGTTCATGGCTGGTAACAAAGGAAAACTTCATGCAGAATATTACTCCTGTTTCCAACCTTAGACTGAGAGCTTCTTACGGTCTACAGGGAAATATTGACCGTAATACTTCGCCATTTTTTATTGGTGAATACAATTATGCCAATATTCTTCCGGGAATGAGAGAAGATGTAATCAATGTGATCAGTCCGCCAAATGATAAACTTCGTTGGGAAAAAACAACCAATGTGAACTTTGGTCTTGATCTTGGATTATTCAAAAACCGTATTAATCTTACCGCTGATGTTTACAGCAGAAAAGGTACGGATATGATCAGTATGAAGGAGACTCCGCTTGAATCCGGGTTCGAATATACTATGATGAACTGGGGAAGCCTTACCAACAAAGGTTTTGAATTGGCTTTATCTACCAGAAATATTGACAAAGAAAACTTTAAGTGGTCCACCACTATCAACTTTGCCCATAATAAGAGTAAAGTGCTAAGTGAGCAGCCTCGTGATAATGCGATGCTTCCATCCAGGGAAGGTCTTCCTGTAAATTCCGTATTTGCTTTAAAAACAGCAGGAATGGATGCGTATGGAAACCCAATGTTCTGGAAAGGAAATGAAAAGGTATCTGCCGAAGAATTCTTCAAGCTTTATGATGTGTATGCAGACTTTCTTCCGGGGCAGTTCGTGGATACAAAATTAACAAACGAAGAACTGAGAAACCTGTTCACTTATGTGGGCGACAGAGATCCTAAGTTCACAGGAGGAATCATCAACAATTTCAAGGTAAAGAATTTTGATCTGACCATTTCTGCAACATTCAACTTTAAGCAGACGGTAATGCGCAGCCCATCTTACAGAGGAATGGAGCTTGACAGAGGAAGAAATTATACAAGAGAAATCTATGAAGCAGGGGGCTCATTGCCAGGAATTACAAGTCCGGATATGGATGCCAACCCGAATGGATGGATGGCTAATAAATGGTTTGCTGGTAACCGTTCCAATACTTACGGATTGCTTGATGTATGGGCTAAAGAGATCAGTTACTTAAGGATCAGCAGCATCCGCCTGGGCTATACACTTCCGAAAGAGTTTACAGCTCCAATGGGAATCAGCAGTCTTAGAGTAAGTGTGGAAGGGCGTAACCTGTTTGTATTCAGTAATGGATATAAAGGATATTTTGATCCGGAAACGTATGGTAATATTTATGCACAGCCTATTGCTAAATCGGTTACAGTAGGATTTAATGTTTCTTTTTAA
- a CDS encoding zinc-dependent metalloprotease: MNRTILMKNYRLALYLGLAMASPAVLAQKKDTVKTTKDKTEKADVSSSKKTKKIDELIKKGTYKKGLFNTIQVKTDLYFEIPDSLMGRQFLVVNKLSQVPLQVNEAGLNKGMNYENKIISFHKDSVAKKVWVRTSEAKVSSPKNDAITKSVKDNFSGSVIEVFDIEAQNNDSTSVAIKVNKVFDGNQKSFNDVLANVGLGGSVKSSLSFIEGVKTFPENLVVKSQLSTSVNEGGVDLPVTLGVTSNLVLLPKVPMKPRIADARVGFFSEKHWAFNDQQQKMDEKFFITRWNLEPKEEDKEKYLRGELVEPKKQIVYYIDPSTPKQWREKIIAGVHDWQVAFEQAGFKNAVIAKMPDEKDEDFDIDDVRYSVITYAASPKSNAMGPSVVDPRSGEIIEADIIWWHNVMTSLQEWMRIQIGPIDPKARANTFSDEYMGEAIRFVSSHEVGHTFGLKHNMGSSFAFPVESLRSKEFTDKMGGTAPSIMDYARYNYVAQPEDGVTAITPKIGIYDKYAIEWGYRWYPDEFVEKKALKNLIDKHEDDPLYFYGEQQSYLETIDPRSQSEDLGDDAMKASEYGMKNLKIVANNLLKWTYEDGKDYTDAGRLYMGVIGQWDLYTGHVMANVGGIYLNNTVFGNKKKAYEAVPAETQRRAVDYLVKNSINLPEWLFFNPITEKTYPVKNSPMGPFEQTPYTLARGMQYANIYSLFMDDRLLRLLENELKHEVSGSKEEIYTVENLFEQVRTAIFNKKGSLTMLEKMAQKNYVDALIVSVNKLFEKTAVKTLKTDQTLNMPMICNYHEEGKNLRNINYSSMKRVSEVTTYKRAELQKVLNILNSTRYRGDDASRAHYTDLIIRIEEALNK; this comes from the coding sequence ATGAATCGGACTATTTTAATGAAGAATTACAGGCTTGCACTGTATCTTGGATTAGCCATGGCATCGCCGGCCGTCCTTGCACAGAAAAAAGATACTGTAAAAACGACCAAGGACAAAACCGAAAAAGCAGATGTTTCATCATCAAAGAAAACGAAAAAAATTGACGAACTGATTAAGAAAGGAACTTATAAAAAAGGACTTTTCAATACCATTCAGGTAAAAACAGATCTTTATTTTGAAATCCCTGATAGTTTAATGGGACGTCAGTTTTTGGTAGTGAACAAGCTTTCTCAGGTACCATTACAGGTAAATGAGGCAGGTCTGAACAAAGGAATGAACTATGAGAATAAGATCATTTCTTTTCACAAAGACAGCGTGGCCAAAAAAGTATGGGTAAGAACTTCTGAGGCTAAAGTATCTTCTCCTAAAAATGACGCCATTACAAAATCTGTTAAAGATAACTTTTCAGGATCTGTTATTGAGGTTTTTGATATTGAAGCCCAAAACAATGATTCAACTTCGGTAGCCATTAAAGTAAATAAGGTTTTTGACGGAAATCAGAAAAGCTTTAATGATGTGTTGGCAAATGTGGGCCTTGGCGGATCAGTAAAATCAAGTCTTTCCTTTATTGAAGGAGTAAAAACATTCCCGGAAAACCTTGTGGTAAAATCCCAGCTGAGCACTTCGGTGAATGAAGGTGGAGTAGATCTACCTGTAACCCTTGGAGTAACAAGTAACCTGGTATTGCTCCCTAAAGTTCCTATGAAGCCAAGGATTGCAGATGCAAGAGTAGGGTTCTTCAGCGAAAAGCACTGGGCTTTTAATGACCAGCAGCAGAAAATGGATGAGAAATTCTTCATTACCCGCTGGAATTTGGAACCTAAAGAAGAAGACAAGGAAAAATATCTGCGAGGTGAATTGGTAGAGCCTAAAAAGCAGATTGTTTATTATATAGATCCTTCAACGCCAAAACAATGGCGAGAGAAAATCATTGCAGGAGTTCATGACTGGCAGGTTGCTTTTGAGCAGGCAGGATTTAAAAATGCGGTGATTGCCAAGATGCCGGACGAAAAAGATGAAGATTTTGATATTGATGATGTAAGATATTCTGTGATTACCTATGCCGCTTCTCCAAAATCTAATGCGATGGGACCATCCGTAGTAGATCCGAGAAGTGGAGAGATCATCGAAGCGGATATCATCTGGTGGCACAATGTAATGACTTCCCTTCAGGAATGGATGAGAATTCAGATCGGGCCTATTGATCCGAAGGCAAGAGCCAATACATTCAGTGACGAATATATGGGAGAAGCTATCCGTTTTGTATCGTCCCATGAGGTAGGGCATACCTTCGGACTGAAGCACAATATGGGATCTTCCTTCGCATTCCCTGTAGAATCGCTCCGTTCCAAAGAATTTACAGATAAAATGGGAGGTACAGCGCCTTCTATTATGGATTACGCACGTTACAATTATGTAGCACAACCGGAAGACGGGGTTACAGCCATTACTCCAAAGATCGGAATCTATGATAAGTATGCCATTGAATGGGGCTACCGTTGGTATCCGGATGAATTCGTTGAGAAAAAAGCATTAAAAAACCTGATTGATAAACATGAGGATGATCCTTTGTATTTCTACGGTGAACAGCAGAGTTATCTTGAAACCATAGATCCGCGCTCACAGTCGGAAGATTTAGGTGATGATGCCATGAAAGCCAGCGAATACGGAATGAAAAACCTGAAGATAGTAGCCAATAACCTGTTGAAATGGACCTATGAAGACGGTAAAGATTATACGGATGCAGGGAGATTATACATGGGTGTCATTGGACAATGGGATCTGTATACAGGGCATGTAATGGCAAATGTAGGTGGAATTTACCTGAATAATACGGTTTTCGGAAACAAAAAGAAAGCCTATGAAGCAGTTCCTGCCGAAACTCAGAGAAGAGCAGTGGATTATCTGGTTAAAAATTCCATCAATCTTCCGGAATGGTTATTCTTTAACCCGATTACTGAGAAAACATATCCGGTGAAAAATTCACCAATGGGGCCGTTTGAACAGACGCCATATACCCTGGCAAGAGGAATGCAGTATGCCAACATCTATTCCCTGTTTATGGACGACCGATTGCTTAGACTGCTTGAGAACGAGTTAAAGCATGAAGTGTCAGGTTCCAAAGAGGAGATTTATACCGTTGAAAACCTGTTTGAGCAGGTAAGAACAGCCATTTTTAATAAGAAAGGAAGCCTCACGATGCTTGAGAAAATGGCGCAGAAAAACTATGTGGATGCATTGATTGTTTCGGTGAACAAATTATTCGAAAAAACAGCCGTAAAAACATTGAAAACAGATCAGACGCTGAATATGCCGATGATCTGCAACTATCATGAAGAAGGTAAAAACCTTAGAAACATCAATTATTCATCCATGAAGAGAGTATCTGAAGTAACAACGTATAAGAGAGCGGAACTGCAAAAAGTTCTGAATATACTGAACAGTACCAGATACAGAGGTGATGACGCTTCAAGGGCGCATTATACAGACTTAATTATTCGTATTGAAGAGGCTTTAAACAAATAA
- a CDS encoding histidine kinase, with product MQKKLNIGFKHALSQKSIYIAALSTCLIAVVAFAVLSHLIAEDNRKNNEDFAKKTFFRKYESVESEFKNIEDYQYLLRELIQKDGLKNYRDYSLVLNDLNKKRNLLTYSWYYYDNNKTGKYESNNPLSAIFKERNNEKGSLAIKNTGSGHFKDLLISRKDSMFWVSYDSLVLPEKNVLYYGSTVSLDDLHQYFTNVDKSSNTYAYVFTKEGICITHPEKKYIGKNIFSFTDIKAKDTLCSSAKSGYTEGIANSEYLGMEVTRFIKPLKTDNFDGYAVVNYVNFITDENISKVEAYTVYIFLAALFLIVTVFILFQRSISIAYREKEKIQSEKNLLLVENEKMHKAEVINQLQQLKNNINPHFLFNSLNSLYMLIGINKENAQKFTMNLSKIYRYLIVPPKENIVPVSKEIDFIQKYMELLKSRFDEELIFQLIIKDPESVKKRIPYLSLQIVTENAIKHNVATIDQPLEITIEVEEKGITVKNTYQPKKESVQGEKFGIDYLNQVYEYFRENPLHISVDGENFICFLPLMD from the coding sequence ATGCAGAAGAAATTGAATATTGGTTTTAAGCACGCCTTATCCCAAAAATCTATTTACATTGCCGCTTTATCCACCTGTTTGATTGCAGTAGTGGCTTTCGCTGTTTTAAGTCATTTAATTGCCGAAGATAATCGTAAAAATAATGAAGACTTCGCAAAAAAAACGTTTTTCAGAAAATATGAATCTGTGGAAAGCGAATTCAAGAACATTGAAGATTATCAGTATCTGCTTCGTGAGCTGATTCAAAAAGACGGATTAAAAAACTACAGAGATTATTCCCTGGTTTTAAATGATTTAAATAAAAAAAGAAACCTGTTAACCTACAGCTGGTATTATTATGACAATAATAAAACAGGAAAATACGAAAGCAATAATCCTCTGTCTGCCATTTTCAAGGAGAGAAACAATGAAAAAGGATCTCTTGCCATTAAAAATACAGGTTCAGGACACTTCAAAGATCTCTTGATAAGCCGTAAAGACAGTATGTTCTGGGTGAGTTACGATTCTCTTGTATTACCGGAAAAAAATGTACTTTACTATGGTTCTACCGTAAGCCTGGATGATCTCCATCAGTATTTTACCAATGTAGATAAAAGTTCAAATACCTATGCTTATGTTTTTACGAAGGAAGGAATCTGTATTACCCATCCCGAAAAAAAGTACATAGGGAAAAATATTTTCAGTTTCACAGATATCAAAGCAAAGGATACTTTGTGCAGCAGTGCAAAATCAGGATATACGGAAGGAATTGCCAACTCAGAATATCTGGGGATGGAGGTCACACGTTTTATAAAACCTCTGAAAACGGATAATTTTGACGGGTATGCGGTGGTTAATTATGTCAATTTTATTACAGATGAAAATATCAGTAAGGTAGAAGCCTATACGGTTTATATATTTCTGGCCGCCTTATTTCTGATTGTCACGGTTTTTATTTTATTCCAGCGCTCTATAAGCATAGCCTACAGGGAAAAAGAAAAGATACAGTCTGAAAAAAACCTGTTATTGGTAGAGAATGAAAAAATGCATAAAGCAGAAGTGATTAACCAGTTGCAGCAGCTCAAAAATAATATCAATCCCCACTTTCTGTTCAATTCCCTGAATTCTTTATATATGCTGATTGGAATTAATAAGGAGAATGCACAGAAATTTACCATGAATCTTTCCAAGATCTACAGATATCTGATTGTTCCGCCAAAGGAGAATATTGTACCTGTTTCTAAGGAAATTGATTTTATTCAGAAATATATGGAGCTTCTGAAAAGCAGGTTCGATGAAGAACTGATTTTCCAGCTTATTATAAAAGATCCCGAAAGTGTAAAGAAAAGAATTCCTTATTTATCCCTTCAGATTGTAACGGAAAATGCTATAAAACACAATGTTGCTACAATAGACCAACCTTTGGAAATTACAATTGAGGTAGAAGAGAAAGGGATCACGGTAAAGAATACATATCAGCCTAAAAAGGAAAGCGTACAGGGAGAGAAATTTGGAATTGATTATTTGAATCAGGTTTATGAGTATTTTAGAGAAAATCCGCTTCATATTTCAGTAGATGGTGAAAATTTTATATGTTTTTTGCCATTAATGGATTAA